The sequence CGACCCATCGTCATCGATTCCATAAAAGATTATACCTCCATTTTTAGTATGTAAGAAACCAGCGATCTCTTTTGTTATTTTATCCACATCAATTCCTGGAGCTTTGAATTCGTACATCTGATCTTCACCATTTCTACATATGTCCAGAATTTCTCTTTCAGAGGGCACGTGTATAGTAGGAGGTTTAGGGCCTTTTACTCGTATCTTAGAAGTTTTCTTTATGAGTAAATCAGTTCGGGCAACATCTTCAAAATAGGAAAGAGGAATATGTTTTATCAATGGATTTTTCTCATAAACACGGGTACCCTCCTTTAAGATTAGATTTCCTTTTGAGTCTTTTTTCTCTCTCACGAGTTCCATATCTCTAAGCTTTTCTATGTCATGTAGAACTGAGGAAAGAGACCTGCACATCTTTCTTGCGATCTCTTTATTTGATCTCTTACCATTTACCAGCTTAAAGACTTCTAACCTCTCAGGAGCACCAGAGAAAATTAACCTTCCTCTTGATATAAGCTCTTGGACATTAACCATTAAGTTTTCGCCTTAAATAGGAAATATTTTCTTGTAAAATTTTCCCCCAGGTTTCTCTATTTCATAAATTATTCTATTCTCTTCCCATTCTGCAAGTATTGGTGATAAAGTTCCAGGAGTTACTCCAATAATTTTAGCAATTTGAGACAATGTATGTTTACCATCACAGGCATTATAACCTTTAATGTAGTTATCAGGATTCTGCTTTTTAGCGGTT is a genomic window of Nitrososphaerota archaeon containing:
- a CDS encoding ATP-binding protein translates to MVNVQELISRGRLIFSGAPERLEVFKLVNGKRSNKEIARKMCRSLSSVLHDIEKLRDMELVREKKDSKGNLILKEGTRVYEKNPLIKHIPLSYFEDVARTDLLIKKTSKIRVKGPKPPTIHVPSEREILDICRNGEDQMYEFKAPGIDVDKITKEIAGFLHTKNGGIIFYGIDDDGSIVGSDVRRQDFDQKIQNSIRNTISPQPTVYIKDRNVMGSRVIMIIIPPWDRKTIYQYTKDRRYYIRRGTNIFALKPEEISRLSRGETVV